Proteins encoded by one window of Methanobacterium formicicum:
- a CDS encoding Hsp20/alpha crystallin family protein, protein MKKKRTILDKKGFVEKMMEDTAKAIDSISKDIGKSVVDYTFVPGKDILETDDSVIVHVDLPGIKKEDIDLDVTETRVRIKAAFDITQEINRGSHLTLHDRKSGVVRRTVRLPKKVIPQEAEAEYENGVLKVEIPKQEKTESFKVEIK, encoded by the coding sequence ATGAAGAAGAAACGTACTATTTTGGATAAGAAGGGCTTTGTTGAGAAGATGATGGAAGATACGGCTAAAGCCATTGACAGTATCAGCAAAGACATTGGAAAATCAGTTGTTGACTACACTTTCGTCCCGGGAAAGGATATTCTGGAAACAGACGATAGTGTAATTGTTCACGTGGACCTGCCTGGTATAAAAAAGGAAGACATAGACTTGGATGTCACTGAAACCAGGGTCCGTATCAAAGCGGCTTTTGACATTACTCAGGAAATCAACCGGGGAAGCCATTTAACCCTCCATGACCGAAAATCAGGAGTGGTTAGAAGAACAGTAAGACTCCCCAAAAAGGTCATACCCCAGGAAGCTGAGGCTGAATATGAAAATGGGGTCCTCAAGGTGGAAATCCCCAAACAGGAAAAAACCGAAAGTTTCAAAGTCGAAATCAAATAG
- the larC gene encoding nickel pincer cofactor biosynthesis protein LarC, with protein MTVIIDPQQAGISGNMVVGSLIDMGADKESVVEVMEYYGSYFGQVKVKVDLVDKAGIQATWVDVECADHRAISYPKLLETLDGIKHEKVTPTILNFAKKVFKTIAIAESQVHGVDMDKIHFHEVGAADAVADIMGASYAFHELGLNGKKIYGLPPALGGGRIKSDHGNLTVPAPATMEILKNIPALGGPVSQELTTPTGAALMVNMVDEFSQFYPLITNSKVAYGAGKLELEFPNVLRIVLGNSPLPTDKISILETNLDDVTGEVLGHTVDRLMEEGALDVTIIPTIAKKNRPGHLLRVISKSHMNNVLLETIIRETGTLGVRTIPYVHRNIVNREIIPVEVDFDGKIRTVRLKVAKIGEEIVNVTVEYEDARKVSEEIQVPLKDVIRFINQQIPF; from the coding sequence ATGACTGTAATCATTGACCCACAACAGGCAGGAATATCTGGTAACATGGTAGTAGGGTCCCTTATAGATATGGGAGCAGATAAAGAATCAGTTGTAGAAGTCATGGAATACTATGGCTCCTATTTTGGCCAGGTGAAGGTGAAGGTAGACTTGGTGGATAAAGCCGGGATCCAGGCCACATGGGTCGATGTTGAATGTGCAGATCACCGGGCCATAAGTTACCCTAAACTCCTGGAAACTTTAGATGGTATCAAACACGAGAAGGTAACACCTACCATTTTGAATTTTGCTAAAAAAGTTTTCAAAACAATTGCCATAGCAGAATCCCAGGTTCACGGAGTAGATATGGATAAAATACATTTCCATGAAGTGGGAGCAGCTGATGCTGTGGCCGATATAATGGGAGCCTCCTATGCCTTTCATGAACTGGGATTAAATGGGAAAAAAATTTATGGACTCCCCCCGGCCCTTGGAGGGGGCCGGATAAAAAGTGATCACGGGAATCTCACTGTCCCTGCACCGGCAACCATGGAAATCCTTAAAAATATCCCGGCATTGGGAGGTCCAGTCAGTCAGGAACTAACCACCCCCACCGGGGCAGCTTTAATGGTGAACATGGTCGATGAATTCTCGCAGTTCTATCCCCTGATAACCAACAGCAAAGTGGCCTATGGTGCTGGAAAATTGGAATTGGAATTTCCCAATGTATTAAGGATAGTTCTGGGTAACTCTCCCCTCCCCACGGATAAAATTTCCATTTTAGAAACAAATCTGGATGACGTTACCGGGGAAGTGCTGGGGCATACTGTAGACCGACTCATGGAAGAGGGAGCCCTGGATGTTACTATAATTCCTACCATAGCCAAGAAAAACCGTCCCGGACATCTTTTAAGAGTAATCAGTAAATCCCATATGAATAATGTTCTTCTTGAAACTATAATCCGGGAAACGGGTACTTTAGGGGTTAGAACCATTCCTTATGTTCATCGTAACATTGTAAACCGGGAGATAATTCCAGTTGAAGTTGATTTTGATGGAAAAATCAGGACAGTGCGGTTAAAAGTTGCCAAGATTGGTGAAGAAATAGTAAATGTCACTGTTGAATATGAAGATGCTCGTAAAGTCTCAGAAGAGATTCAAGTTCCTTTAAAAGATGTGATAAGATTTATAAATCAACAGATACCTTTTTAA
- a CDS encoding roadblock/LC7 domain-containing protein, giving the protein METKKEKLDDVLSSFLQVGQIKACAIVSKEGLLISSRTPPDVDARIFSALCSTIMGAAEAASTQMKTGAVGQISLKTEKGTIVLIPAGSKAIFTVLTETGAQIGLILVEMELKAQEVEEILFGT; this is encoded by the coding sequence ATGGAAACTAAAAAGGAAAAATTAGACGATGTTTTATCATCATTCCTGCAGGTAGGTCAAATAAAGGCCTGTGCCATTGTTTCAAAAGAAGGTCTTCTCATCAGTTCCCGAACTCCACCGGATGTAGATGCTCGCATATTTTCTGCACTTTGTTCCACTATAATGGGGGCTGCCGAAGCTGCTTCCACCCAGATGAAAACTGGTGCTGTTGGTCAAATATCTCTGAAAACAGAGAAAGGTACCATTGTGTTAATACCTGCTGGTTCCAAGGCCATATTCACCGTTTTAACTGAGACCGGAGCTCAAATAGGTTTAATACTTGTTGAAATGGAATTAAAGGCTCAGGAAGTTGAAGAAATACTTTTTGGAACTTAA
- a CDS encoding V4R domain-containing protein: protein MKRDELKKAIDYYRAKVKEEMAGEKKINGQFIGPRNPTNELDWDDLIHPERPFLSKDVENDWDSIYVTTFRFGTLKKPVSMVKCGHGTDLVGGMEFGSQLVQKGLIKSVKDLAPVFDKYKLGILDIFAEKDVNNGKKMDIMVYECIDCVGLPNIGEPVCYFETGIIIGILKELTHKEVFAEEVRCWASGYSFCHFSVEINHDPEGSLESQ from the coding sequence ATGAAAAGAGATGAACTGAAAAAGGCCATTGATTATTATCGTGCCAAGGTTAAAGAGGAGATGGCTGGTGAAAAAAAGATAAATGGCCAATTCATCGGGCCCCGAAATCCCACAAATGAACTGGATTGGGATGATTTAATCCATCCGGAACGTCCTTTTTTAAGTAAAGATGTTGAAAATGATTGGGACTCTATTTATGTCACTACCTTCCGATTTGGAACATTAAAAAAACCGGTATCAATGGTTAAATGCGGTCATGGTACTGATCTGGTTGGTGGTATGGAATTCGGTTCACAACTGGTGCAAAAAGGGCTCATTAAAAGTGTGAAGGATCTTGCCCCAGTTTTTGACAAATATAAACTAGGTATTCTGGATATATTTGCGGAAAAAGACGTAAATAATGGAAAAAAGATGGATATAATGGTTTATGAATGTATTGATTGTGTGGGGTTACCCAACATTGGGGAACCAGTTTGCTACTTTGAAACCGGCATAATCATCGGTATCCTTAAGGAATTGACTCATAAAGAAGTTTTTGCCGAAGAAGTAAGATGCTGGGCCAGTGGTTATTCATTCTGCCACTTCTCGGTGGAAATAAACCATGATCCGGAAGGTTCGTTGGAGAGCCAGTGA
- the queC gene encoding 7-cyano-7-deazaguanine synthase QueC has protein sequence MIKSKKAISVLSGGLDSTVATSLLVKGYKVHALTFDYGQRSAKTEIKSSKAICEELGMDHTVIKLPWLAQLGGSVLTSKGEVPQLKMDELDNKEVCDETARKVWVPGRNVVFTAIALSFAEAEGAEKIIVGWDLEEAVTFPDNSPEFLEAFNRVLEIGSWDEVEIEAPLIQMNKEDIVKLGNEIEAPMNLSYSCYLGGEKHCGTCESCMRRKRAFKIAGVEDKTEYAT, from the coding sequence ATGATAAAATCTAAAAAGGCAATATCCGTACTTTCTGGAGGGTTAGACTCCACTGTAGCAACTTCATTACTTGTAAAAGGTTATAAAGTTCACGCATTAACCTTTGATTATGGTCAGAGAAGTGCAAAGACAGAAATTAAATCATCGAAGGCAATATGTGAAGAATTAGGTATGGATCACACGGTTATCAAGCTTCCCTGGCTGGCCCAGTTAGGAGGATCAGTGTTAACCAGCAAAGGAGAGGTTCCCCAGCTAAAAATGGATGAACTGGATAATAAAGAAGTATGTGATGAAACTGCCCGGAAAGTCTGGGTTCCAGGTAGAAATGTGGTTTTCACTGCCATTGCCTTATCATTTGCCGAGGCAGAGGGTGCAGAGAAAATAATTGTAGGATGGGACTTAGAGGAAGCAGTGACTTTTCCTGATAATTCTCCAGAATTCTTAGAGGCCTTCAACCGTGTTCTGGAAATTGGTTCTTGGGATGAAGTGGAGATCGAAGCCCCCTTAATCCAGATGAACAAAGAAGATATAGTAAAACTGGGAAATGAAATTGAAGCACCAATGAATCTCAGTTATTCCTGTTACCTTGGTGGAGAAAAACATTGTGGGACTTGTGAATCATGCATGAGACGTAAAAGGGCCTTTAAAATCGCGGGTGTCGAAGACAAGACAGAGTACGCCACATAA
- the oadA gene encoding sodium-extruding oxaloacetate decarboxylase subunit alpha: MTKIRIIETAFRDAHQSLLATRMRTRDMLPIAEEMDKVGFFSLECWGGATFDTCIRYLNEDPWERLRSIKELVKKTPLQMLLRGQNLVGYKHYPDDVVRKFVEKSYENGVDVFRIFDALNDVRNMELSIKVAKEQGAHVQGTISYTTSPYHTLEKYVELAKELEALECDSLAIKDMAGLISPHDTYELVKTLKEETDLLINLHCHCTSGMTPMSYYAACQAGVDLLDTAISPLAWGASQPPTESVVAALKNNPCDTGLDLKLLNEIKKYFEEIREKYSGIIDPITERVDTDVLLYQIPGGMLSNFVSQLKEQNALDRYEDVLAEVPRVRKDLGYPPLVTPTSQIVGIQAVMNVLGGERYKNPSKEVKEYLKGFYGRPPAPIDPEVAHKIIGDDETISCRPADLLEPELEKFQKEGEEKGIINKEEDVLTFALYPAVAPKFLRGETEEEPLAPPKSEAAATTPSTIPTEYQVDVDGESFQVKVVPTGYLEIEASEMAKPSGPVEGGVISSMQGMILKLKVKEGDKVSEGDVVAVLEAMKMENDIHSPETGTVQEIFVDEGDTVGAGDTLMVIK, encoded by the coding sequence ATGACTAAAATAAGGATAATTGAAACCGCTTTTAGAGATGCGCATCAATCTCTCCTGGCTACAAGAATGAGAACCAGAGATATGCTCCCCATTGCTGAAGAAATGGACAAGGTGGGATTTTTCTCTCTGGAATGTTGGGGAGGTGCCACCTTCGATACCTGTATCCGCTACCTTAACGAGGATCCCTGGGAAAGATTACGGAGTATCAAAGAGCTGGTAAAAAAAACTCCACTACAGATGCTCCTCCGTGGACAAAACCTGGTAGGTTACAAGCATTACCCCGACGATGTAGTGCGAAAATTCGTGGAAAAATCCTATGAAAATGGGGTGGACGTTTTCCGAATATTTGACGCCTTAAACGATGTCCGTAACATGGAACTGTCCATTAAAGTTGCTAAGGAACAGGGCGCCCATGTGCAGGGGACAATCAGTTATACCACCAGTCCCTACCATACCCTGGAAAAATACGTGGAACTGGCCAAGGAGCTGGAAGCTCTGGAATGTGATTCCCTGGCTATAAAGGATATGGCTGGACTAATATCACCACACGATACTTATGAACTGGTTAAAACCCTTAAAGAAGAGACTGACCTTCTCATAAACCTGCACTGCCACTGTACAAGCGGTATGACCCCTATGAGTTATTACGCAGCCTGTCAGGCTGGTGTTGACCTCCTGGACACTGCCATATCCCCTTTAGCATGGGGTGCTTCCCAGCCACCTACAGAGAGTGTGGTTGCTGCCTTGAAGAATAACCCCTGTGATACAGGATTGGATTTGAAACTTTTAAATGAGATCAAGAAGTATTTCGAGGAAATACGAGAAAAATACAGTGGAATTATAGACCCAATTACGGAACGAGTGGATACTGATGTGCTACTCTATCAGATCCCGGGAGGAATGCTTTCTAACTTCGTATCACAGCTCAAGGAACAGAACGCCCTGGACCGTTACGAGGATGTTCTCGCGGAGGTGCCACGGGTACGAAAAGACCTGGGTTACCCTCCCCTGGTTACTCCCACCAGCCAGATTGTGGGTATCCAGGCAGTTATGAATGTTCTTGGCGGAGAAAGGTATAAAAACCCTTCCAAAGAAGTTAAAGAATACCTCAAAGGGTTCTATGGAAGGCCACCAGCACCCATTGACCCGGAAGTCGCCCATAAAATCATTGGGGATGATGAAACCATATCCTGCAGACCTGCAGACCTGCTGGAGCCTGAACTGGAAAAATTCCAGAAAGAAGGAGAAGAAAAGGGGATAATCAACAAAGAAGAAGATGTTCTAACCTTCGCCCTCTACCCGGCGGTTGCTCCAAAATTCCTCCGGGGTGAAACAGAGGAAGAACCACTAGCTCCACCAAAATCCGAGGCTGCTGCTACAACCCCCTCGACCATACCCACGGAGTATCAGGTGGATGTTGATGGTGAAAGCTTCCAGGTTAAAGTGGTTCCCACAGGATATCTGGAAATTGAAGCCTCTGAAATGGCCAAACCTTCCGGTCCAGTGGAAGGTGGTGTGATTTCATCCATGCAGGGAATGATCCTGAAACTAAAGGTGAAGGAAGGAGACAAAGTTTCAGAAGGTGATGTGGTGGCTGTTCTAGAAGCCATGAAAATGGAAAATGACATTCACTCCCCAGAAACCGGAACTGTCCAGGAGATATTCGTGGATGAAGGAGATACAGTGGGTGCCGGGGATACCCTGATGGTTATTAAATAA
- a CDS encoding MJ1244 family protein translates to MLKVHLRVFVEVENLGKAMNALADAGITGFYILEYKGMSPQDWKGFSIKEDPKSAIGLIKDYATDAVLVCSVVDEEKTDEIVESVMQALEGEKYTILEVPIRRIIVSHSDYEKERVETWLLEKEVPCFYCGENSVQRIRIDTSKAKIWCTNCGAARYYLIKGVEKEGR, encoded by the coding sequence ATACTGAAAGTCCATCTTAGAGTCTTCGTAGAGGTAGAAAACCTGGGAAAAGCTATGAATGCCCTTGCTGATGCGGGCATCACTGGATTTTACATCCTGGAATATAAAGGAATGTCTCCCCAAGATTGGAAGGGATTCTCCATTAAAGAGGACCCAAAATCAGCCATTGGACTAATCAAGGACTATGCCACCGATGCCGTGCTGGTTTGCAGTGTGGTAGATGAGGAAAAAACGGATGAAATAGTAGAATCCGTAATGCAGGCTCTGGAGGGTGAAAAATATACTATTTTAGAGGTTCCTATCCGCCGAATCATAGTCAGCCACAGTGATTATGAAAAGGAAAGGGTAGAAACATGGTTACTTGAAAAAGAAGTACCCTGTTTCTATTGTGGAGAAAATTCAGTCCAAAGGATAAGGATTGATACCAGCAAGGCTAAAATCTGGTGTACCAACTGTGGTGCAGCCCGTTACTACCTTATAAAAGGAGTGGAAAAGGAGGGGAGATGA
- a CDS encoding phosphatidylglycerophosphatase A, giving the protein MENNNESRSIYDFMQEAGVELPQLVEAGLELLAGVEKNEELELRLEKQIRKSLEDINVVVLIMAGIRVEEDLLHHRIEGVDVDDDPAYLYTDEVLGMAIANQIAGTKAIFNFKRYDEAKPGIIATLGPMLDDVFAGLVAGCMSKIFEE; this is encoded by the coding sequence ATGGAAAATAATAATGAATCCAGGTCAATTTACGATTTTATGCAGGAAGCCGGTGTTGAATTACCACAACTGGTAGAAGCAGGGTTGGAACTTTTGGCTGGTGTGGAGAAAAATGAAGAGCTGGAATTGAGACTGGAAAAGCAGATCAGGAAGTCACTGGAAGACATAAATGTAGTAGTTCTGATTATGGCAGGAATTCGCGTGGAGGAAGATTTACTTCATCACCGGATAGAAGGTGTGGATGTAGATGATGATCCGGCCTATCTTTATACAGATGAAGTTTTAGGGATGGCTATTGCCAATCAAATCGCAGGCACTAAGGCAATTTTTAATTTTAAAAGGTATGATGAAGCAAAGCCTGGAATCATTGCTACTTTAGGACCCATGCTGGATGATGTTTTTGCTGGTCTGGTGGCCGGTTGTATGTCTAAAATTTTTGAGGAATGA